One genomic region from Hyalangium ruber encodes:
- a CDS encoding PAS domain-containing protein, with product MASVTATSLAQSTPASTTHEELLRQVEHLPERELDTLPFGLIQLDRTGRILKFNQTEAKLARINRDRQIGRNFFDEVAPCTKVRDFYGRFMQGLHQRSLYETFGFVFKFDHGWRNVAITLFYSDKTDSVWVLISQTSVTPPPGGR from the coding sequence ATGGCCTCCGTGACCGCCACTTCGCTCGCTCAAAGCACCCCTGCGTCCACGACTCACGAAGAGCTCTTGCGGCAGGTGGAGCACCTGCCGGAGCGCGAACTGGACACGCTGCCCTTCGGGCTCATCCAGCTCGACCGCACGGGCCGCATCCTCAAGTTCAACCAGACCGAGGCGAAGCTGGCGCGCATCAACCGCGACCGGCAGATCGGCCGCAACTTCTTCGATGAGGTGGCCCCCTGCACCAAGGTGCGTGATTTCTACGGACGCTTCATGCAGGGGCTGCACCAGCGCTCGCTGTACGAGACGTTCGGCTTCGTCTTCAAGTTCGACCACGGCTGGCGCAACGTGGCCATCACCCTGTTCTACAGCGACAAGACGGACTCGGTATGGGTCCTCATCTCGCAGACCTCGGTGACGCCGCCGCCCGGCGGGCGTTAG
- a CDS encoding deoxynucleoside kinase has translation MPRTVSRKRPSPAAPTTPAAAPTPTPAVSTPEPAAVASPTPKSRNALKARLPKAKRFVALAGNIGAGKTTAAKLISQAFGFELFDEPVIDNRFLKDYYADMRRWSFTLQLEFLIRRVEHHELIHSVKKSCVQDRTLYEDPEIFAKYLHGLGHMTNAELDLYYEYFQRLSRTIAPPDRVICFSVGSVDVLLDRIRTRGRAEEKGIQGQFLTGLNGYYVSFPHVLQKKYGVDCLVLDVSTQDIRRGKGREEFLDRVSAFLD, from the coding sequence ATGCCCCGCACCGTCTCTCGCAAGCGCCCCTCGCCCGCCGCTCCCACCACTCCCGCCGCGGCACCGACCCCCACCCCCGCGGTGTCCACTCCGGAGCCCGCCGCCGTGGCCTCCCCCACGCCGAAGTCCCGTAACGCGCTCAAGGCGCGCCTGCCCAAGGCCAAGCGCTTCGTGGCCCTGGCCGGCAACATCGGCGCGGGCAAGACGACGGCCGCCAAGCTGATCAGCCAGGCCTTCGGCTTCGAGCTCTTCGACGAGCCGGTCATCGATAACCGGTTCCTCAAGGACTACTACGCCGACATGCGCCGCTGGAGCTTCACGCTCCAGCTCGAGTTCCTCATCCGCCGCGTGGAGCACCACGAGCTCATCCACTCGGTGAAGAAGAGCTGCGTGCAGGACCGCACCCTCTACGAGGATCCGGAGATCTTCGCCAAGTACCTGCACGGCCTGGGGCACATGACGAACGCGGAGCTGGACCTCTATTACGAGTACTTCCAGCGCCTCTCGCGCACCATCGCCCCGCCTGACCGGGTCATCTGCTTCTCGGTCGGCTCCGTGGACGTGCTGCTCGACCGCATCCGCACCCGAGGCCGCGCCGAGGAGAAGGGCATCCAGGGCCAGTTCCTCACCGGCCTCAACGGCTACTACGTCAGCTTCCCGCACGTGCTGCAGAAGAAGTACGGCGTGGACTGCCTGGTGCTGGATGTCTCCACCCAGGACATCCGCCGGGGCAAGGGACGCGAGGAGTTCCTCGATCGCGTCTCCGCCTTCCTGGACTGA